CCGTCTTTCCTTACCCTCCAGAAATGGACTGCAAGGAATAACACTACAAGCATTGGCAGTACTACACAATGAAGCACATAGAATCTTAGGAGGGCGTTCTGACCCACCTCAGTACCGCCAAGCAGCATAAACTTCACATCATTGTCGGGCCTCATGCCAAGCTGTGTCCCGAAAGGTCCTTCAACACCAAACAGCGGGGTTGCAGCAGCCATCTTTGTTCCCACGGTAATAGCCCAGAGTGCAAGCTGATCCCACGGAAGCAGATAGCCGGTCCAGCTTAACAACAGTGTAAGCATCAAAAGCACCACACCTATCACCCAGTTGAATTCGCGGGGAGACTTGTACGAGCCTGTAAGAAATACCCTCGTCATATGTATCCAGACTGTAGCAACCATCCCCTGGGCAGCAAACCTGTGTATGTTTCTGAATGTCGTCCCATACGAAACAACAGTCATCATATCCTTGATATCCTGATAGGCACGCCTGACATCAGGTACGTAATAGAACATCAGCATAACACCTGTTAATGCGAGCATTACAAATAACAGGAGTGATACACCTCCCATGCACCATGTATATCTGAATCTTATGGACTCCCATCTCGTCTTAACAGGATGGAGGTGATACAGGACATTGCTGAATGTAGTAAGCGACCGGTTGCGAGGCGTATCTTCATAACCATGACGGAATACAGCCTTATAGACTTGTGTGCTCTTTATCCACTCTGTTATCTTATCCGACTTACCGCTGGCCATCATTCCTCCCCTTAACTACACGTTCAAAAAGAACGGCTCTACCTCACGTGAGGCCTCATCAACCCTTAAACCCTGCTCTGTTGATACAGGATCAGGGTCCTGCCTGTGGTTAAAGTCCACAACAATCTGTCCATCAGTGGGATCAATCTTGATCGCTGCACGCCACAGGAGCCTTGGTGACGGCCCTCCTAATACATTCCCTTCTATACTAAAAATGCTGCCATGACACGGGCAAAGGAACGCCTGTTTGTCCTGAAACCAGTTAGGGGTGCAGCCAAGATGCCTGCATATGGATATCATCACATAAATACCGCGTTCATTGCGGACTACCCATACCTGCCTCTCTTTCTTCCACTTCTCACTAAGTCCCTCAGGATAATCCGATGGCTTGCCTATTTTAAAGACCTTCTGAGTTTCGTACAGCACATTAGGGAAATAAAATTTATAGAAGCTGTATGCAGACCCGCCGAACGTAGCAGCAATCCCGCC
The nucleotide sequence above comes from Nitrospirota bacterium. Encoded proteins:
- a CDS encoding cytochrome b N-terminal domain-containing protein; the encoded protein is MASGKSDKITEWIKSTQVYKAVFRHGYEDTPRNRSLTTFSNVLYHLHPVKTRWESIRFRYTWCMGGVSLLLFVMLALTGVMLMFYYVPDVRRAYQDIKDMMTVVSYGTTFRNIHRFAAQGMVATVWIHMTRVFLTGSYKSPREFNWVIGVVLLMLTLLLSWTGYLLPWDQLALWAITVGTKMAAATPLFGVEGPFGTQLGMRPDNDVKFMLLGGTEVGQNALLRFYVLHCVVLPMLVVLFLAVHFWRVRKDGFSGPL
- a CDS encoding ubiquinol-cytochrome c reductase iron-sulfur subunit; translation: MKDIDETITRRDFFSLVGWGGIAATFGGSAYSFYKFYFPNVLYETQKVFKIGKPSDYPEGLSEKWKKERQVWVVRNERGIYVMISICRHLGCTPNWFQDKQAFLCPCHGSIFSIEGNVLGGPSPRLLWRAAIKIDPTDGQIVVDFNHRQDPDPVSTEQGLRVDEASREVEPFFLNV